Part of the Chitinivibrionales bacterium genome, TTTCCCGAAATCGAAAAGAAAATTTCAACTCATCAATTCTCCCTGATTATTGCGCCGCACCTCTACCTGACCGATCGCCGGTATGGAGGTGATAGTATCGTGCGGTTACTAAAGAAGCATTATAAAATATGCGGTATCCATCACTCCGGCTACTACATGAGCCCGGTATATTTGCTCAAGCCCGAGACAAGGGCGCATCGTTATCACGAGCACCAAACATAATGATTTATTGTATATTCACGTTTCATGACCTGCAATTTGGGAACAGGGAATTAAATACAAGCCCGTATCGGTACCGGACTTTTATTTATAAAACATTTACCATTTAAAGGAGAATGCTTATGCCCGAAAAAGCAAAGAATCCGCTCAAAGAAAGGAGGTCAAATCTATGATTATGGTTGGAAGAAAATCTCCGGATTTTTCGGCCCGGTCCGCCTTTTTTATCGAGCGCCCGAATCGAGTTTCCCGAAATCCAATAATTTTGTCCTATCGATTGAAAACGGACCGGTGTTTGTAGTAGATTAGAAATGAAAACAACAGAAACCGGGAAGAGTAGTATCTTCTATGAAACAGGGAGGATTGATTATGGTTATGGTTGGAAAACAAGCGCCAGATTTTACGGCGCCGGCATACCACAAAGGACAATTTACTAATGTTAAACTATCGGATTACCGGGGGAAATGGGTAATGCTCTTTTTCTATCCCGGTGATTTTACCTTTGTCTGATCGACTGAAATTTCTGCGGTCGCAGAAAAATACAGCGAATTTGAGAAACTCGACGCCGAGGTACTTTCCATGAGCGTGGACAGCATGTTTGTCCATAAGGTATGGAATGATAAAGAGGTGTCGAATATGGCAACGGGTGGAGTCCCCTATCCGATGCTTTCGGACCCCGGCGGTAACGTTGGAACGGCATACGGGGTATACGATGACGATGTGGGGGTTGAAAATCGGGGACGGTTTCTTATTGATCCGGATGGTATTATCCAGGGCTACGAAATACTGACACCATCGGTCGGAAGAAGTGTTGATGAAGCCCTTCGCCAGTTGACGGCATTCCAGCATGTACGGAAAAGTAAGGGTACCGAAGCAACACCGGCAGGATGGAAACCGGGAAAAGAGACGCTCAAACCCGGTCCCCAGCTTGTGGGAAAGGTATGGGAAACCTGGAAAACAGCCAGGGCATTCGATTAAATCACCGGCCATTCAAAAATGATATCGTTCGATAAATCTCGTCATCATCGGTATAAAAATGAGGTGCGATACGCAGATAGCCCTCTCTCGGACTGCAGATAATTTTTTGTTCGGCCAGTGAGGCCGCAATTTTATCGGACGATTCTTTTTTGCAAAGCACGGAAAGAATGCCCGACCTGTTTGTATCAGGTAACCCGGGCGTACCATATTTATCGGGGTCGAGATTTTTAATAATGATATCCTGAAGCCTGAAAATTTCATCCCTAATCGTTTCGAGACCATATTTCACCGAAAGCTCATTGATACAGACAGTCAAGCCCGCCGCAAGGGAAAGTGAAACAGTGCTGTACTCAAACCGTCCGGCATCGGAGACAGGATTCCATCGGTGGTCCAGATAATCGGTCCCCTGTTTCATCATGTCGGCACCGGCGATGGCGTACTGAAGCTTATCCCTTAATTTTGGACTGGTATACAGAATACCGGTACCCAAGGGACCGCACATCCATTTCCACCCCGATGACGCCACCGCTGAGATATGGTATTCCTCAGGATAAACAGGAAGCGTTCCGAGGCTCTGGGCAGCGTCGATAACTAGATCAATTCCTTTTTCATAACAGAATTCACCCAGTCTTTTTATGTCTGCGGCAAACCCAGAGGTGAACTGGACATGACTGAGAGCGACGATCTTTGTTCGGGAAGAGACGCTTCGCTCGAGATCATCAAAGGACCAGCCAAAGGGCATTTCAGATCCAGTCTCTGATTTCTCTCCCCCCCTGTTGGGAAGTTCGATGAATTCAACGCCTTTTTTTTCCTGCATCTTCCAGGGATAGTAGTTGGCCGGATATTCGTGGGTATAACCAACAATCTGATCCCCGGCTTCGAAAGGATATCCATTGGCAATCAGAGAAATGCCTTCGGTGGTGTTTTTCATAAAAGCGATATTTGTCGGCTCTGTTTTACAAAGCGATGCTCCTGC contains:
- a CDS encoding aminotransferase class V-fold PLP-dependent enzyme, yielding MLKREPELFPIKKEFIYLSHCSVSPLYYPAFLREKELTEEHCRKGIAGNYGYREILQEFHEAGASLCKTEPTNIAFMKNTTEGISLIANGYPFEAGDQIVGYTHEYPANYYPWKMQEKKGVEFIELPNRGGEKSETGSEMPFGWSFDDLERSVSSRTKIVALSHVQFTSGFAADIKRLGEFCYEKGIDLVIDAAQSLGTLPVYPEEYHISAVASSGWKWMCGPLGTGILYTSPKLRDKLQYAIAGADMMKQGTDYLDHRWNPVSDAGRFEYSTVSLSLAAGLTVCINELSVKYGLETIRDEIFRLQDIIIKNLDPDKYGTPGLPDTNRSGILSVLCKKESSDKIAASLAEQKIICSPREGYLRIAPHFYTDDDEIYRTISFLNGR
- a CDS encoding redoxin domain-containing protein; translated protein: MVMVGKQAPDFTAPAYHKGQFTNVKLSDYRGKWVMLFFYPGDFTFV
- a CDS encoding redoxin domain-containing protein, which encodes MSAVAEKYSEFEKLDAEVLSMSVDSMFVHKVWNDKEVSNMATGGVPYPMLSDPGGNVGTAYGVYDDDVGVENRGRFLIDPDGIIQGYEILTPSVGRSVDEALRQLTAFQHVRKSKGTEATPAGWKPGKETLKPGPQLVGKVWETWKTARAFD